A genomic region of Leptolyngbya sp. NIES-2104 contains the following coding sequences:
- the lipA gene encoding lipoyl synthase, translating into MVVKPEWLRVKAPQWERVGSVKEVLRDLALNTVCEEASCPNIGECFNNGTATFLIMGPACTRACPYCDIDFEKKPQPLDPTEPTRLAEAVRRMNLNHVVITSVNRDDLPDGGASQFVRCIEGIRAVSPKTTIEVLIPDLCGNWDALKIILSASPEVLNHNTETIPRLYRRVRPQGDYARSLELIKQVRQINPSVYTKSGIMVGLGETDAEVRQTMQDLRAADCDILTIGQYLQPSQKHLDVKDFVTPEQFDAWREYGESIGFLQVVSTPLTRSSYHAEQVQALMQQYPR; encoded by the coding sequence GTGGTTGTCAAACCGGAATGGCTACGGGTCAAAGCTCCTCAGTGGGAGCGAGTCGGAAGTGTCAAAGAAGTCTTACGGGATCTCGCACTCAATACCGTGTGTGAAGAAGCCTCGTGTCCGAATATTGGCGAGTGCTTCAATAACGGAACGGCGACCTTTCTGATTATGGGTCCGGCTTGTACTCGTGCGTGTCCCTATTGTGATATTGATTTCGAGAAAAAACCGCAGCCGCTTGATCCAACCGAGCCAACTCGATTGGCGGAAGCAGTCAGACGCATGAACTTAAATCACGTCGTCATTACTTCGGTGAATCGGGATGATTTACCCGATGGTGGCGCGTCTCAGTTTGTTCGCTGTATTGAAGGCATTCGAGCTGTTTCACCGAAAACCACGATCGAAGTTCTGATCCCCGATCTATGCGGAAATTGGGACGCGCTGAAAATTATTCTAAGCGCATCACCAGAAGTGCTAAATCACAACACTGAGACGATTCCCCGCTTGTATCGCCGCGTTCGTCCTCAAGGGGATTATGCTCGATCGCTCGAATTGATCAAGCAAGTTCGGCAAATTAATCCAAGCGTTTACACCAAATCTGGGATTATGGTCGGACTGGGTGAAACCGATGCTGAAGTACGCCAGACGATGCAAGATTTAAGAGCGGCGGACTGCGATATTTTAACGATCGGGCAATATCTCCAACCGAGTCAGAAGCACTTAGACGTAAAGGATTTTGTCACACCCGAACAGTTCGATGCCTGGCGCGAATACGGAGAATCGATCGGCTTTTTACAAGTTGTTTCGACTCCACTCACTCGCAGTTCCTATCATGCAGAACAAGTTCAAGCATTGATGCAACAGTACCCAAGATGA
- a CDS encoding DUF1802 family protein: MKHALKEWSIAIQALEQGESILLLRKGGIREEKGRFEVPFRQVLLYPTFEHQDPELLKQSHFVDRVESGWHPKTIDISSYAEITDVLQVSDPDVVRSLLPFHIWNDRFVEERLKWKPRSSLYLLLLKVFRLPQTHTIPYLDAYGGCRSWIEIDELSIENATSVLSETEYQERVRQIRDIALESAIVG; encoded by the coding sequence ATGAAACACGCACTAAAAGAATGGTCGATCGCAATTCAAGCTTTAGAGCAAGGTGAATCGATTCTGCTGCTTCGTAAAGGTGGCATTCGAGAAGAAAAGGGACGATTTGAAGTTCCATTTCGCCAAGTTCTGCTGTATCCCACCTTCGAGCATCAAGATCCAGAGTTGCTAAAACAATCGCATTTCGTCGATCGAGTTGAGTCCGGCTGGCATCCTAAGACGATCGATATTTCTTCTTATGCTGAGATCACGGACGTTCTTCAAGTCAGCGATCCGGATGTGGTGAGATCGCTCTTACCGTTTCACATCTGGAACGATCGCTTTGTCGAGGAGCGCTTAAAGTGGAAACCTCGCTCTTCCTTATATTTGCTGTTATTAAAAGTGTTTCGCTTACCGCAGACTCACACGATTCCGTATCTGGATGCTTACGGCGGATGTCGATCGTGGATTGAAATCGATGAATTGTCGATCGAGAATGCAACTTCAGTGCTAAGTGAGACGGAATACCAAGAGCGAGTTCGGCAGATTCGGGATATTGCTTTAGAAAGCGCGATCGTGGGTTAA
- a CDS encoding isopenicillin N synthase family oxygenase: MQQTIPIVDLQSFLSDDPVQQQDFVLTTGKALEEIGFFALVNHGVDRALIQRAYQFAEAFFELPDETKLRYEDPKLNGQRGFTRFGKEHAKDHPVPDLKEFWHVGRENHLANLDPIEVPEFHATMNQLYAQLEQCAVKLLEACALYLEQDRSFLSETTIDADTILRIIHYPPIPEDANPASLRSAPHEDINLITLLCEATDSGLELLQRDGTWRAIPNVEGQIIVDSGDMLQQLTNGLLKSTTHRVINPGDRSRRFSMPFFVHPVSKTDLTPLQTCIDKTGGVMRFPQTTAGEYLQQRLAEIGLK, encoded by the coding sequence ATGCAACAAACGATTCCGATCGTGGATCTCCAATCTTTTCTCTCAGACGATCCCGTCCAGCAACAGGATTTCGTTCTAACAACCGGAAAAGCCCTAGAAGAAATCGGCTTCTTTGCGCTGGTAAATCACGGAGTCGATCGCGCTCTGATTCAACGCGCTTATCAATTCGCTGAAGCGTTCTTCGAGTTGCCCGACGAAACGAAATTGCGCTACGAAGATCCGAAACTCAACGGGCAGCGAGGATTCACACGATTTGGAAAAGAACACGCTAAAGATCATCCCGTACCTGATCTGAAAGAATTCTGGCACGTCGGACGAGAAAACCATCTCGCAAATCTTGATCCGATCGAGGTTCCCGAATTTCACGCCACGATGAATCAGCTTTATGCTCAACTCGAACAGTGTGCAGTGAAACTGCTCGAAGCTTGTGCATTGTATTTAGAACAAGATCGATCGTTTCTGAGCGAGACCACGATCGATGCCGATACGATTTTGCGAATCATTCACTATCCGCCGATTCCCGAAGATGCGAATCCTGCTAGTTTGCGATCGGCTCCACACGAAGACATTAATCTGATCACGCTACTCTGTGAAGCGACCGATAGCGGATTAGAACTCTTACAGCGTGACGGAACTTGGAGAGCGATTCCGAATGTCGAAGGTCAAATTATCGTCGATAGTGGCGATATGTTGCAGCAATTGACCAATGGATTGCTGAAGAGTACTACACATCGGGTGATCAATCCAGGCGATCGCTCTCGTCGATTCTCGATGCCGTTCTTTGTGCATCCAGTGAGTAAAACCGATCTAACGCCGCTCCAGACTTGCATAGACAAAACGGGCGGCGTGATGCGATTTCCCCAAACTACCGCAGGCGAATACTTACAGCAGCGACTCGCCGAGATCGGGCTGAAATAA
- a CDS encoding DUF885 domain-containing protein encodes MILRISRKVCVLLGIATFMIAIASHPLSNSIASAKPTWITRSNENTNILIKAASESNCTEQTTLSESLLELNSAYVQCYEKNLNNAIQTFQNKLRQETDPSVKIDLEILIASAQEELRSNQLDQQYQLPYVNLAREINRSLDKLNARDFNKRVKQLSGDETGTPAIATVATQKMREALTRSNILFPEKFQLEKDLADTPAQLEQIRQRLERRGIDPALYPKLKAQLTEYNTFVQREILPKARTNFRLSPELYAQQLAERGVEISIDELLENAHTAFTNIQQEMNKLAPQIAKQRGLQAKDYRDVIRALKQEQLPADQILPHYQKRQKEIEAIIQREKLVTLPSRPLTIRLTSDRENATFPVPQYQSPRNSQKTAGVFIIPLIKPDPKPRVYNDFTYSAVSWTLTAHEGRPGHDLQFTTIQDKGTSQARSRYGYNPANHEGWALYAEAITLPYMPIDGQFISLQFQLLRAARAFLEPELHLGKISIDQALRVLMEDAGYSEFFARQEIDRYTTRLPGHAPSYFYGYQRLMQLRRDVEQRLGQKFNQQQFHDFILSQGFMPQRLLRQAVLEQFVPAG; translated from the coding sequence ATGATTCTTCGGATTTCGCGTAAAGTCTGTGTTCTGCTTGGGATCGCGACGTTTATGATTGCGATCGCATCTCATCCGCTATCTAATTCGATCGCATCCGCAAAACCCACTTGGATCACTCGCAGCAACGAAAATACCAATATCCTGATCAAAGCTGCATCAGAATCAAACTGTACAGAACAAACAACACTAAGCGAATCGCTGCTCGAACTCAATTCAGCATACGTGCAATGCTACGAGAAAAATTTAAACAACGCGATTCAAACTTTTCAGAACAAACTCAGACAAGAAACTGATCCATCCGTCAAAATCGATTTAGAAATCCTGATTGCATCCGCTCAAGAAGAACTACGATCGAATCAACTCGATCAGCAATATCAACTGCCCTACGTCAATCTAGCCAGAGAAATCAATCGCAGTTTAGATAAACTGAATGCTCGTGACTTTAACAAACGAGTCAAGCAACTGAGCGGAGATGAAACGGGGACACCTGCGATCGCGACTGTTGCCACTCAGAAGATGCGAGAAGCACTCACGCGATCGAACATTCTTTTTCCTGAGAAATTCCAGCTTGAAAAAGATCTAGCCGATACTCCCGCTCAACTCGAACAAATTCGGCAGCGTCTCGAGCGTCGTGGCATCGATCCCGCCCTCTACCCCAAATTAAAAGCGCAACTCACCGAGTACAACACGTTTGTTCAACGCGAAATTCTACCGAAAGCGAGAACAAATTTTCGATTATCGCCCGAACTCTACGCCCAACAACTTGCAGAACGCGGAGTAGAAATCTCGATCGATGAACTCCTCGAAAATGCTCACACCGCTTTCACGAACATTCAGCAAGAAATGAATAAGCTTGCGCCCCAAATTGCAAAACAAAGAGGCTTGCAAGCAAAAGACTACCGGGATGTGATTCGCGCTCTCAAACAAGAACAACTGCCAGCCGATCAAATTCTGCCGCACTATCAGAAACGCCAGAAGGAAATTGAAGCCATCATCCAGCGTGAAAAATTAGTCACACTGCCATCGCGACCGTTAACGATTCGATTAACTAGCGATCGAGAAAATGCGACCTTTCCCGTTCCTCAATACCAATCGCCCCGAAATTCTCAAAAAACCGCTGGTGTCTTTATCATTCCGCTCATAAAACCTGATCCTAAACCTCGTGTCTACAACGATTTCACCTACTCCGCCGTGTCTTGGACATTGACTGCTCACGAAGGCAGACCCGGACACGATTTGCAGTTCACAACGATTCAGGACAAAGGAACTTCACAAGCTCGATCGAGATACGGCTACAATCCTGCAAATCACGAAGGCTGGGCACTTTACGCCGAAGCAATCACCCTTCCCTACATGCCGATCGATGGACAATTCATCTCACTCCAATTCCAACTCCTCCGAGCCGCACGAGCCTTTCTCGAACCGGAATTGCATCTGGGTAAGATTTCGATCGATCAAGCGCTGCGAGTTCTTATGGAAGATGCGGGCTATTCAGAGTTTTTTGCTCGACAGGAAATCGATCGCTATACAACTCGGCTTCCTGGACATGCCCCTTCATACTTCTATGGCTATCAACGTCTGATGCAACTCCGCAGAGATGTTGAACAACGTCTAGGACAAAAATTTAATCAGCAACAATTTCATGATTTCATTCTGTCTCAAGGCTTCATGCCTCAGAGATTGTTACGCCAAGCCGTTCTAGAACAATTCGTACCCGCAGGATAA
- a CDS encoding HAD-IC family P-type ATPase encodes MATLPGLSDREVRDRQLAGETNNVKLPTSRSYARIFQENLFTFVNAVFFAISGVFILLRRPSDAVFVAVVIFSGVVIGIVQEIWAKQKLDEIALLSRPHATVIRNGKELNLDPNEIVLGDTLVLRPGDQVLVDGQIVGDGRVEIDESLLTGESDLIAKIAGKPVYSGSFCVSGSACYEAQKVGTETVAYQLTMGAREFRQVYTPLQAEINLIIRILLLLASFLWLLVGISFVIRSQTLNEVVQRAAVIAGLIPAGLILAITLSYAMGSIRMLGQNVLIQQTNAVESLSNVDVLCLDKTGTLTTNQIELQSIYPIGIDEKELRSRLGNFAASTQSGNRTSEAVLIACSGYAKPIHNEIPFSSARKWSAIEFAEQPGTYVMGAPEILMKSTVLDEEYLNSIDRQVNQGFRVVLFGHTPKSIESNALPPLTPLGILCFSDQLRPSARETLQGFVKAGITLKIISGDNPQTVAALAKQADFSDEIRVISGVELAQMDQAQFVQAARNYNVFGRITPQQKAQLVRSLRDCGYYVAMTGDGVNDVLSLKQANLGIAMESGSKATRSIADIVLLKDSFEALPHTFLEGQRIQNGIRDVVKLFMVRLSCVALLIFAIAIVSDSFPLLNKHSAIVTLIGVGIPTTFIPIWAQPGEPQKRSLVRSMLHFVVPATITITLVSLTVYLFYLASAALDLPPNVGLIGIEFNIPRTALVTLLVFCQLMLLPFLKPPTNAWTGGEPLSGDWRYTLVAVVLLFVYLLILFIPPLRVFFELSPLSLQDCFFLGLVTLEWGLILRLAWRTRFLDRCLGVDLE; translated from the coding sequence ATGGCAACGCTCCCCGGATTAAGCGATCGAGAAGTCCGCGATCGACAGTTAGCAGGTGAAACGAACAACGTCAAACTGCCAACGAGTCGATCGTATGCTCGGATTTTTCAGGAAAATTTGTTCACGTTTGTTAATGCCGTTTTCTTTGCGATTAGCGGCGTTTTTATTTTGCTGCGTCGTCCAAGTGATGCGGTTTTCGTGGCTGTGGTGATTTTCAGCGGCGTGGTGATTGGGATTGTGCAGGAAATTTGGGCGAAACAGAAGCTCGATGAAATTGCACTGTTATCGCGTCCTCATGCAACGGTAATTCGCAACGGAAAGGAACTCAATCTTGATCCGAATGAGATCGTGTTAGGGGATACGTTGGTGCTGCGTCCGGGTGACCAGGTGTTAGTCGATGGTCAGATTGTTGGAGATGGACGAGTCGAGATCGATGAATCGCTGTTGACTGGAGAATCGGATCTGATTGCGAAAATTGCTGGAAAACCTGTGTATTCGGGGAGTTTCTGTGTGAGTGGCAGTGCGTGTTACGAAGCGCAAAAAGTCGGGACAGAAACGGTTGCTTATCAGCTAACGATGGGAGCACGAGAATTTCGCCAAGTGTATACACCGCTGCAAGCTGAGATTAATCTGATTATTCGGATTCTGTTGCTGCTGGCATCATTCTTATGGTTGCTTGTTGGAATTAGTTTTGTGATCCGATCGCAAACTTTAAACGAAGTCGTTCAACGTGCAGCCGTGATCGCTGGACTGATTCCCGCAGGATTAATTCTAGCAATCACGCTTTCGTATGCGATGGGATCGATTCGGATGTTAGGGCAGAATGTACTGATTCAGCAAACGAATGCGGTCGAATCGTTGAGTAACGTAGATGTCTTGTGCCTGGATAAGACTGGAACACTAACGACAAATCAGATCGAGCTACAGTCAATTTACCCGATTGGAATTGATGAAAAGGAACTGCGATCGCGATTAGGAAATTTCGCCGCGAGTACACAATCTGGAAATCGTACCAGTGAAGCGGTTCTCATTGCTTGTAGTGGATACGCGAAACCGATCCATAATGAAATTCCGTTTTCATCGGCGCGAAAATGGAGCGCGATCGAGTTTGCAGAACAGCCCGGAACTTATGTCATGGGCGCACCGGAAATTTTGATGAAATCGACTGTTTTAGATGAGGAGTATTTGAACTCTATCGATCGACAAGTCAATCAAGGATTTCGAGTAGTTTTATTCGGACATACACCGAAGTCGATCGAGTCGAATGCTCTGCCGCCCTTAACGCCGCTCGGAATCCTATGTTTCTCGGATCAGCTTCGTCCCTCTGCTCGTGAAACGCTGCAAGGATTTGTCAAAGCGGGAATCACACTTAAAATTATTTCCGGTGATAATCCTCAGACCGTTGCAGCGTTGGCGAAACAAGCAGATTTTAGTGATGAAATTCGCGTGATTTCAGGTGTAGAACTCGCCCAAATGGATCAAGCACAATTTGTTCAGGCGGCTCGAAATTACAACGTATTTGGACGCATTACACCGCAGCAAAAAGCGCAACTGGTTCGGAGTTTACGCGATTGTGGATATTATGTAGCGATGACCGGCGATGGCGTGAATGATGTGCTGTCTCTCAAGCAAGCGAACCTAGGAATTGCGATGGAGAGTGGTAGTAAAGCGACTCGTAGCATTGCCGATATTGTGTTGCTCAAAGATTCTTTTGAAGCGTTGCCGCATACATTTCTCGAAGGACAACGGATTCAGAATGGCATTCGCGATGTCGTTAAATTATTTATGGTGCGATTGAGTTGTGTGGCGCTGTTGATTTTTGCGATCGCCATTGTTTCCGATAGCTTTCCTTTATTGAATAAACATAGTGCGATCGTTACTCTGATTGGCGTTGGCATTCCCACTACATTCATTCCCATTTGGGCACAACCTGGAGAACCACAGAAGCGAAGTTTAGTGCGATCGATGTTGCATTTCGTCGTGCCTGCGACAATTACCATCACATTAGTATCACTGACGGTATATCTTTTTTATCTTGCGAGTGCTGCTCTAGATTTACCGCCGAATGTTGGATTAATTGGCATCGAATTTAATATTCCTCGAACGGCATTAGTGACACTTCTTGTATTCTGTCAATTGATGCTGTTGCCATTTCTCAAACCCCCCACGAATGCTTGGACAGGTGGAGAACCTTTGAGCGGAGATTGGCGATATACGCTCGTGGCAGTCGTTTTACTCTTCGTTTATCTGCTCATTTTATTTATTCCGCCGCTGCGAGTCTTTTTTGAACTGTCACCGCTGAGTTTACAAGACTGTTTCTTCCTTGGGCTGGTTACACTGGAATGGGGACTGATCCTACGATTAGCATGGCGAACTCGATTCCTCGATCGCTGTTTGGGCGTAGACCTGGAGTAG
- a CDS encoding alkaline phosphatase codes for MNGNHVIFIHPDGTSPSTYAAARFQKFGPDGRLNWDELDRSAVYLGHMQDQLTGTSNAGAVTHATGTKVYAESFGLNRDGTPVESASGNTGKTIVQEAIGANKVTALVQSGFLAEPGTAAFVAQVGETTLNGERIAPRRRVADITKAVIESGVDFILGGGELHMLPVGTSGFHETATQLDARSTSVLDRPQENLIELAKSRGYTVVYTRDQLFDLLETPNPPQKVLGVFAAFHTFNDRPEEALRLGQADAIPFYVPTAPTSAEMLEVTQKLMEKHPNFNNGSITVFEEEGTDNFGNVNNAAGTIEATLRADAAIGVAQDFLDRNPNTLIITAADSDGGGLQVRDTAAGRPVGSIAVNPTTNTDRQNPLDGQTGANTLPFVAAPDASGDRFSFSVGWAGTPDFAGSIVSKASGLNADKLPSTIDNTGIYELMYETLFNTELPSRVELPTPAPSATRDTGNVIFIHPDGTSPSYFSALRNIDKGPDGRLNWDMMSNAGVYLGHMEDQLTGTSNAGAVTHATGTKVFAESFGLDKNNNPVIPLSGNVGKTIVDEAIESGKAVALIQSGHIGEPGTAAFTAKTTNRDGNTLRARDKTAEIAEQVIRSGANVILGGGEVYLLPKGTTGFHVTTEIDAEFDDPADRPTTNLIDLAKSLGYTVVYTEDQLNAVVNGSNPPEKLLGVFAANHTFDDRPEEALGLNTPNPLPLYVPTAPTVAEMLEAALKIVRRDPDGFLAVVEEEGTDNFGNNNNAVGSIEGVRRADAAIGVAMDYVRSQDPNTLVLTAADSEAGGLQVTQFKPFTRPSGNAITTPDLQNTEPAVPFINVNPTTTNTVRNFLDGINGSTGSSDAPWRSFPSTDGLDGNLGNFAVSWVGTPDFPGSIVSKAFGLNADKLPSTLDNTEIYRLMYQTLFGVQFSEVVNFAGGNKTATVEAGEGILAAVNFTGIGPTTTPSEAIIREADTIRFVGEDLSPENMILTQVGNDLAISFEGVENTGAILRDFQLENLDNLTRATSAIVDFANIEFNDSGVADSFDMFAADLVRNTVFNRNTVTFLNDLDNRVFGFDSSRDVINAQGGDDRLFGLGGDDILRGDAGNDFLDGGLGQNILVGGSGADLFVIGQGTQTIRDLNLEQGDRIALSGSLTFGRLSLVQSADSVLVRAGTANELLAIVNGVQANSLTSGAFTLVA; via the coding sequence ATGAACGGAAATCACGTAATTTTCATCCATCCAGACGGAACTAGCCCTTCGACCTATGCAGCCGCCCGCTTCCAGAAGTTTGGTCCTGATGGACGACTCAACTGGGACGAGCTTGATCGCTCTGCGGTGTATCTCGGTCACATGCAAGACCAACTCACCGGAACCTCAAATGCTGGAGCGGTCACACACGCCACTGGAACTAAGGTTTATGCCGAATCTTTTGGCTTAAATCGCGATGGAACGCCAGTCGAGTCCGCATCGGGCAATACGGGAAAAACGATCGTACAAGAAGCGATCGGAGCCAATAAAGTGACCGCGCTGGTTCAATCCGGATTTCTAGCAGAACCCGGAACTGCCGCATTTGTGGCTCAAGTCGGGGAAACGACGCTGAACGGCGAACGAATTGCGCCCCGTCGTCGAGTGGCAGACATTACCAAAGCGGTGATCGAATCCGGGGTCGATTTCATCCTGGGTGGTGGAGAGCTTCACATGCTGCCTGTGGGCACGAGTGGATTTCATGAAACGGCGACTCAGTTAGATGCTCGCAGTACCAGCGTCTTAGATCGCCCTCAAGAGAACCTAATTGAATTGGCAAAATCACGCGGCTACACGGTGGTTTACACCAGAGATCAATTGTTTGATCTGCTAGAAACACCCAATCCACCGCAGAAAGTTTTGGGTGTGTTTGCGGCGTTTCATACGTTTAACGATCGACCCGAAGAAGCTCTCAGACTTGGACAAGCGGATGCAATTCCGTTCTATGTTCCGACGGCTCCCACTTCAGCAGAAATGCTAGAGGTGACGCAGAAATTGATGGAGAAGCACCCGAACTTCAACAACGGATCGATCACAGTTTTTGAAGAAGAAGGAACTGACAATTTTGGAAACGTCAACAATGCGGCGGGAACGATCGAAGCGACTCTCAGAGCCGATGCTGCGATCGGAGTTGCTCAAGATTTTCTCGATCGCAATCCCAACACTTTGATCATCACGGCTGCTGATAGTGATGGTGGCGGCTTACAAGTGCGAGATACCGCCGCGGGTCGTCCGGTCGGCTCGATCGCAGTCAATCCCACGACAAATACCGATCGCCAAAATCCGCTCGATGGTCAAACTGGAGCGAACACATTACCGTTTGTTGCGGCTCCGGATGCGAGTGGCGATCGCTTTTCGTTCTCGGTGGGCTGGGCGGGAACACCGGATTTCGCAGGCTCGATCGTGTCGAAAGCGAGTGGATTGAATGCGGACAAACTGCCATCGACGATCGACAACACAGGCATCTATGAATTGATGTATGAAACGTTGTTCAATACGGAATTGCCTTCGAGAGTCGAGCTACCGACCCCAGCACCGTCAGCCACTCGCGACACGGGCAATGTTATTTTCATTCACCCGGATGGAACGAGTCCTTCGTACTTCAGCGCATTACGGAACATCGATAAAGGTCCAGACGGTCGCCTGAATTGGGACATGATGAGCAATGCCGGGGTTTATCTCGGACACATGGAAGATCAGTTAACTGGAACTTCTAATGCGGGTGCGGTCACTCATGCGACTGGGACGAAGGTGTTTGCTGAATCGTTTGGACTGGATAAAAATAACAATCCGGTGATTCCGCTGTCTGGAAATGTGGGTAAAACGATCGTCGATGAAGCGATCGAGTCCGGAAAAGCCGTCGCCTTGATTCAATCGGGTCACATTGGCGAACCTGGAACCGCTGCATTTACCGCAAAAACCACGAATCGAGACGGCAATACTCTGAGAGCACGAGACAAAACCGCTGAAATTGCGGAACAAGTGATCCGATCTGGAGCCAATGTGATTTTAGGGGGTGGTGAAGTCTATTTACTTCCCAAAGGTACAACCGGATTTCATGTCACGACTGAGATTGATGCTGAATTCGATGATCCAGCCGATCGCCCAACGACGAATTTGATTGATTTGGCGAAATCGCTCGGTTACACCGTGGTTTACACCGAAGATCAACTCAATGCCGTGGTGAACGGAAGCAATCCGCCAGAGAAACTTTTGGGGGTATTTGCGGCAAATCATACGTTTGACGATCGTCCTGAAGAAGCACTCGGACTAAACACACCTAACCCTCTTCCGCTCTATGTTCCAACGGCTCCGACGGTTGCAGAAATGCTCGAAGCTGCGTTGAAGATTGTTCGCCGTGATCCGGATGGCTTCTTGGCAGTCGTTGAAGAAGAAGGAACGGATAACTTTGGTAATAACAACAATGCAGTAGGCTCGATCGAGGGAGTTCGACGAGCAGATGCCGCGATCGGAGTCGCAATGGACTATGTGCGATCGCAAGATCCCAATACTTTAGTCCTGACTGCCGCAGATAGTGAAGCAGGCGGATTGCAGGTGACGCAATTCAAACCGTTCACTCGTCCGTCTGGTAATGCAATTACCACTCCAGATTTGCAGAATACAGAACCTGCTGTTCCTTTTATCAATGTCAATCCGACGACGACAAACACCGTTCGCAACTTCCTAGACGGCATCAATGGCAGTACTGGCAGTTCCGATGCACCTTGGCGATCGTTTCCCTCGACGGATGGCTTAGATGGCAACTTAGGTAACTTTGCGGTCAGTTGGGTTGGAACTCCTGATTTCCCTGGCAGCATTGTTTCTAAGGCGTTTGGATTAAATGCGGATAAGCTACCGAGCACATTGGACAATACCGAAATCTATCGGCTGATGTATCAAACGCTGTTCGGGGTGCAATTCTCAGAGGTTGTGAACTTTGCGGGCGGCAATAAAACTGCCACGGTTGAAGCAGGAGAAGGTATTCTCGCAGCAGTAAACTTTACGGGCATCGGTCCCACAACAACACCGTCTGAAGCAATTATTCGAGAAGCCGACACGATTCGATTTGTGGGTGAAGATCTCAGTCCTGAGAACATGATCTTGACGCAAGTTGGAAATGATTTAGCGATTTCCTTTGAGGGAGTTGAGAACACAGGCGCAATTTTGCGAGATTTCCAGCTAGAGAACTTGGACAACTTGACGAGAGCCACTAGCGCGATCGTCGATTTTGCCAATATCGAGTTCAATGATTCTGGTGTGGCGGATAGCTTTGATATGTTCGCGGCTGATCTAGTTCGCAACACTGTGTTCAATCGTAATACGGTTACATTTCTAAACGATTTGGACAACCGTGTCTTTGGTTTTGATTCATCGAGAGATGTGATCAACGCTCAAGGAGGAGACGATCGCTTATTTGGACTCGGCGGAGATGACATTCTTCGAGGCGATGCGGGCAATGACTTTCTCGATGGTGGACTCGGACAAAATATTCTGGTCGGTGGATCAGGAGCCGATCTATTTGTGATTGGTCAGGGGACTCAGACGATTCGCGATTTGAATCTAGAGCAAGGCGATCGCATCGCGCTGTCGGGGAGTTTGACGTTTGGCAGATTGTCTCTGGTGCAAAGTGCGGATAGTGTTCTGGTACGGGCTGGGACTGCAAATGAACTGTTAGCGATCGTCAATGGCGTTCAGGCGAACAGTTTGACGAGCGGCGCGTTTACGTTGGTGGCGTAG
- a CDS encoding TIGR02450 family Trp-rich protein encodes MAKKQKFPHLVGSKWTAQQETWGWRHFQVVNRKNEGEWVFAEMVAACDPNVRFWMNAKLLKDRSQWQGGWKSLNEQEEKDFLY; translated from the coding sequence ATGGCTAAGAAACAAAAATTTCCTCATCTCGTGGGTTCAAAGTGGACGGCTCAGCAAGAAACCTGGGGCTGGCGACATTTTCAAGTGGTGAATCGTAAAAATGAAGGCGAATGGGTGTTTGCTGAAATGGTCGCTGCTTGTGATCCGAATGTTCGATTTTGGATGAATGCAAAATTGCTGAAAGATCGATCGCAGTGGCAAGGAGGCTGGAAATCACTCAACGAACAGGAAGAAAAGGATTTCTTATATTGA